In the Sarcophilus harrisii chromosome 3, mSarHar1.11, whole genome shotgun sequence genome, one interval contains:
- the LOC100917585 gene encoding LOW QUALITY PROTEIN: peptidyl-prolyl cis-trans isomerase NIMA-interacting 4-like (The sequence of the model RefSeq protein was modified relative to this genomic sequence to represent the inferred CDS: substituted 1 base at 1 genomic stop codon), translating into MVVELQIMKYHSFRGVKIAGFHVLKGMNTFDGRWWQESRKVVLKGKSSGKRGKGGEASESEDADKKAXGTKGGGNAVKVQHILCEKHGKIMEAMEKQKAGMRFNEVTSEYSEDKAQLGGNLEWMTRSSMVGPFQGVTFSLPVRSLNKPVYTDPPVKTKSGYPIIMVKGRK; encoded by the exons ATGGTGGTGGAACTACAGATCATGAAATATCACAGTTTCAGAGGGGTCAAAATTGCAGGTTTCCATGTTCTCAAAGGAATG aatacTTTTGATGGGAGATGGTGGCAGGAAAGTAGGAAAGTGGTGCTTAAGGGGAAAAGCTCTggcaaaagagggaaagggggagaagctTCTGAGAGTGAAGATGCAGATAAGAAGGCTTAGGGTACCAAAGGTGGTGGAAATGCAGTAAAAGTCCAACATATTCTATGTGAAAAGCATGGCAAAATCATGGAAGCCATGGAAAAACAGAAGGCTGGAATGAGATTCAATGAAGTTACCTCAGAATACAGTGAAGATAAAGCCCAGCttgggggaaatttggaatggATGACAAGGAGCTCTATGGTAGGTCCATTCCAAGGAGTAACATTTTCCTTGCCTGTCAGAAGCTTGAACAAACCTGTGTACACAGATCCTCCAGTGAAAACCAAATCTGGATACCCTATTATCATGgttaaagggagaaaataa